Proteins encoded by one window of Desulfovibrio ferrophilus:
- a CDS encoding YeeE/YedE thiosulfate transporter family protein — MSIRDSEFLATLKQAYERLFIKEWPTGVGGILIGLMSVICFTWARPWGVVGGLRVWGDWFFHSVGLYATPPHSAWIDTNSIITMGLLWGSFAASLIARQFGFRVPPKLEIAKGIVGGTLLGIGAGLAGGCNVGGFYSAISALSLSGFAMMAGLLGGAWLGLKYLYWEMEHLPSGGGAQAKPKESRRDWSPIKPYLGWLVLALGIAANEVYRLRGYTIEGGILLCGMAFGFILVRSRFCFARAFREPFMTGDAKVTQAVAASLMISVLGFAILKWSGIRPEMSYVSSNFALGGMLGGFIFGFGMLMTGGCGSGTAWRAAEGQIKLIVALVVFTLSNSLTKAAINSSESIKALVGTRVFLPDYLGYRGTVLCIFLVLALWYLLAAWNEATDKFVVEM, encoded by the coding sequence ATGAGCATCCGAGACAGCGAATTCCTGGCAACACTGAAACAGGCTTATGAACGACTGTTCATCAAAGAGTGGCCCACGGGAGTCGGCGGGATCCTCATCGGATTGATGAGCGTCATCTGTTTCACCTGGGCAAGGCCCTGGGGCGTGGTCGGCGGGTTGCGCGTCTGGGGCGACTGGTTCTTCCACAGTGTGGGGCTCTACGCCACCCCGCCGCATTCGGCCTGGATCGACACCAACTCCATCATCACCATGGGCCTGCTCTGGGGATCATTTGCTGCCTCCCTCATCGCCCGTCAGTTCGGATTCCGCGTGCCACCCAAGCTGGAGATTGCCAAGGGCATTGTCGGCGGCACCCTGCTGGGCATCGGCGCCGGCTTGGCTGGCGGCTGCAATGTGGGCGGTTTCTATTCCGCCATCAGCGCCCTGTCCCTTTCGGGTTTCGCCATGATGGCCGGACTGCTGGGGGGGGCCTGGCTAGGCCTCAAATATCTGTACTGGGAAATGGAACATCTGCCCTCTGGCGGCGGTGCCCAGGCCAAACCCAAAGAAAGCCGACGTGACTGGAGTCCTATCAAACCGTATCTGGGCTGGCTGGTACTCGCCTTGGGGATTGCCGCCAACGAGGTCTATCGACTCCGGGGCTACACCATTGAGGGAGGCATTCTGCTCTGCGGCATGGCCTTCGGATTCATTCTGGTGCGCAGCCGCTTCTGCTTTGCCAGGGCCTTCCGTGAGCCCTTCATGACCGGCGACGCCAAGGTCACCCAGGCCGTGGCCGCAAGCCTGATGATCAGTGTTCTGGGCTTTGCGATCCTCAAATGGTCCGGGATCAGGCCCGAGATGTCCTATGTCTCCTCCAATTTCGCCCTGGGAGGAATGTTGGGCGGCTTCATCTTCGGCTTCGGCATGCTCATGACCGGAGGCTGCGGCAGCGGCACGGCCTGGCGCGCCGCCGAAGGTCAGATCAAGCTCATAGTGGCGCTGGTGGTCTTCACCCTCTCCAATTCACTGACCAAAGCAGCTATCAACTCCTCCGAGAGCATCAAGGCACTGGTGGGAACCCGAGTCTTTCTACCTGACTATCTGGGTTATCGGGGCACGGTCCTGTGCATCTTCCTGGTCCTGGCCCTGTGGTACCTGCTGGCAGCCTGGAATGAAGCCACTGATAAATTTGTTGTTGAGATGTAA
- a CDS encoding sulfurtransferase TusA family protein, with translation MTENITPDETLDCRGLSCPMPMLKLKKALKSMAPGTVLEMMGTDPGTTNDIELGAKKQGGEYLGNKEAEGYISYYIRKS, from the coding sequence ATGACTGAGAACATCACTCCCGACGAAACCCTGGACTGCCGAGGACTGAGTTGTCCCATGCCCATGCTCAAGCTCAAGAAGGCGTTGAAGAGCATGGCTCCGGGCACGGTTCTTGAGATGATGGGGACCGACCCCGGGACCACAAACGACATCGAACTGGGAGCCAAGAAGCAGGGCGGGGAATACCTGGGAAACAAGGAAGCGGAAGGGTACATCAGCTACTACATCCGCAAGTCCTAA
- a CDS encoding cytochrome c3 family protein, translating to MRGVAKLRKQGLYALALMSILWALTAHGGTTAPTDCGDCHGEQVQAVFRSPHSTLAGIINQTRYLWGAQDSVLPHVFSANNALRPLPQPIPTPRSPAMLVDDFLRSECLHCHLGSPGKDGRRPTGCAACHSLEGTTSCGLPEATPKTADEHATRVAAADDSACLECHQENHVGADFHGVFQGEIYGNQRQTSPVIQLTQDIHASRGLGCLDCHSGAEVMGQGGRAPSCTACHGGYTGEPPDPTRRGVRLQNGTAMFDARDGRTRVLPRISTDTAGHDEMLHSRLRCSACHAQWAFGEYGLSVMRLDAPTHDPRTARALRSPQKKTRWLVGWRFRRWEQLPLGVDARGRISVLRPKNQYLVSFTNSLGRVVLESVIPQRGDSSGPGWAFLPYEPHTTGAKGRLCSSCHENQEATGLAPAWAVPPDLVLFEATPPTPGNGQLLTTKDAERLLHSSQDFRRRFAAYLSRLLEKNRCCVEQP from the coding sequence ATGCGTGGCGTCGCAAAACTTCGGAAGCAGGGCCTCTACGCCCTGGCGCTAATGTCGATCCTGTGGGCGCTTACAGCCCATGGTGGGACGACGGCCCCGACGGACTGTGGAGATTGCCATGGCGAACAGGTCCAGGCTGTCTTCCGCTCGCCTCACTCCACGCTAGCGGGCATCATCAACCAGACCCGCTATCTCTGGGGCGCGCAGGACTCCGTCCTGCCCCACGTCTTCAGCGCGAACAATGCCCTGCGCCCACTCCCGCAGCCCATCCCAACTCCCCGTTCCCCGGCCATGCTGGTAGACGATTTTTTACGTAGTGAATGCCTGCACTGCCACCTCGGCTCCCCGGGCAAGGACGGCAGACGTCCCACAGGCTGCGCCGCCTGCCACAGCCTGGAGGGTACAACGTCTTGCGGCTTGCCGGAAGCAACGCCCAAGACGGCAGATGAACACGCCACGCGCGTGGCTGCCGCAGACGACTCGGCCTGCCTGGAATGTCACCAGGAAAACCACGTCGGCGCAGATTTCCACGGGGTGTTTCAAGGCGAGATCTACGGAAATCAACGGCAGACCTCACCCGTCATCCAACTCACGCAGGACATCCATGCTAGCCGGGGGCTCGGCTGCCTGGATTGCCACAGCGGGGCAGAGGTCATGGGGCAAGGCGGACGCGCGCCATCGTGCACCGCCTGCCATGGGGGATATACGGGCGAACCTCCCGACCCCACGCGGCGAGGCGTTCGCCTCCAGAACGGTACAGCGATGTTCGACGCCCGGGACGGCAGGACTAGGGTTCTTCCCAGGATTTCGACGGATACTGCCGGGCACGACGAAATGCTGCATAGTCGCCTGCGTTGCAGCGCCTGCCATGCCCAATGGGCCTTCGGGGAGTACGGCCTGTCCGTGATGCGCCTGGATGCGCCTACGCACGACCCGCGCACGGCTCGAGCGTTGAGGAGTCCCCAAAAAAAGACGAGATGGCTGGTGGGATGGCGCTTCCGCCGCTGGGAGCAACTGCCGCTGGGCGTGGACGCCAGAGGACGTATCTCGGTCCTACGCCCCAAGAACCAGTACCTCGTCTCCTTCACGAACTCTCTGGGACGGGTCGTGCTTGAGAGCGTGATTCCCCAGCGCGGAGACTCATCCGGCCCAGGCTGGGCCTTTCTGCCCTATGAGCCGCACACCACAGGGGCAAAGGGCCGGCTGTGCTCATCCTGCCACGAAAACCAGGAGGCAACAGGCCTCGCCCCAGCGTGGGCCGTCCCGCCTGACCTCGTCCTGTTCGAAGCGACTCCTCCCACGCCCGGAAACGGGCAGTTGTTGACGACGAAAGACGCCGAACGTTTGCTTCACTCGTCGCAGGACTTCCGCCGCCGATTCGCGGCATATCTCTCAAGGCTGCTGGAGAAGAACAGATGTTGCGTCGAACAGCCCTAG
- a CDS encoding ubiquinol-cytochrome c reductase iron-sulfur subunit: MLRRTALGWMKSALHLVIAGLVAWPVLRFVSWRRAGTRRVRFGPEEQTDHSYRDGVYLIRTDSGLLALSARCTHLCCTVCWQESRGQFLCPCHDSRYDARGRRLSGQAREDLTSLEIHHLGNGSIEVEAPL; encoded by the coding sequence ATGTTGCGTCGAACAGCCCTAGGATGGATGAAGTCCGCCCTGCACTTGGTCATCGCAGGCCTTGTAGCTTGGCCTGTGCTACGCTTCGTGTCCTGGCGCAGAGCCGGCACCCGCAGAGTCCGCTTCGGCCCCGAAGAGCAGACGGACCACAGCTATCGGGACGGGGTCTACCTGATCCGCACGGATTCGGGGCTTCTGGCCCTGTCGGCGCGCTGCACGCATCTATGCTGCACGGTCTGTTGGCAGGAGTCTCGAGGGCAATTCCTTTGTCCCTGCCACGACAGCCGCTACGACGCCCGGGGCAGAAGACTCTCGGGCCAGGCCCGGGAGGATCTCACTTCCCTGGAAATCCATCATCTGGGCAACGGCAGCATTGAGGTGGAGGCTCCCTTGTAA
- a CDS encoding cytochrome b N-terminal domain-containing protein, translated as MRHEPLRQCPCWWKLLSGLFLPCLIISLSSGLVLLFQYRPQGNVFQSVEHITTLVPYGFFFRRLHFASGQACALLALIHVTHHLAKGASARTSLRVWLRLTGGLGICFLLLLTGFILKGDQESVLAGTILKNLAGAVPLVGAWLAPLAVGEGQSFFLPPYIAHCFILPVALLALLHGHLRSWRPDNNTLAIAALLLGGWTVTVPLGLPAPPGMPVDGASGPWFLLGLQELLRLMPPLWGGIILPGLFFVLVAALPILRGRWAKPAHYAVLICVGLYLLLELKRALA; from the coding sequence ATGAGGCACGAACCGCTCAGACAATGCCCGTGTTGGTGGAAACTTTTGTCCGGCCTGTTTCTGCCCTGCCTGATCATCAGTCTAAGCTCCGGTTTAGTCCTCCTCTTCCAGTACCGCCCCCAGGGCAACGTCTTCCAGAGCGTCGAGCACATCACCACCCTGGTGCCCTATGGATTTTTCTTCAGACGGCTCCACTTCGCCAGTGGGCAGGCCTGCGCCCTCTTGGCCCTGATCCATGTGACGCATCACCTCGCCAAAGGAGCCTCTGCCCGCACTTCCCTCAGAGTCTGGCTGCGCCTGACCGGCGGACTGGGCATCTGTTTCCTGCTCCTGCTCACGGGCTTCATTCTCAAGGGCGATCAGGAATCCGTGCTGGCCGGGACCATCCTCAAGAACCTCGCGGGGGCCGTGCCCCTTGTGGGAGCGTGGCTGGCTCCCTTGGCCGTAGGCGAGGGCCAGTCCTTTTTCCTGCCGCCCTACATCGCCCATTGCTTCATTTTACCCGTGGCGCTGCTCGCCCTGTTGCATGGGCATCTGCGCTCCTGGCGGCCCGACAACAACACACTGGCCATTGCCGCGCTCCTCCTGGGGGGGTGGACCGTGACCGTGCCCCTGGGCCTGCCCGCACCCCCAGGAATGCCCGTGGACGGGGCGTCCGGCCCCTGGTTTTTACTGGGATTGCAGGAACTTTTACGACTCATGCCCCCCCTCTGGGGTGGCATCATCCTGCCCGGACTATTCTTCGTGCTGGTCGCGGCCCTGCCCATTCTGCGAGGGCGCTGGGCCAAGCCCGCGCACTACGCGGTGCTGATCTGCGTAGGGTTGTACCTGCTGCTCGAACTGAAACGGGCCTTGGCCTGA
- a CDS encoding multiheme c-type cytochrome, whose protein sequence is MRTLIILLAFLVLAATVTRQENHLAASRGNPREGCISCHMARGGLGSAAHDAVTMGCSSCHLGNPHAFEADRAHQGMVVNPGDLRVAAQTCGQRQCHPAMVPAVKHSVMATASGILGALDSLWGIDHGPRNAALLWDQAPTVRTAPEQYFAKLCAACHLWWPKGRGRGEQTARGGGCSACHVVSSPGKAFLLAGEFDHCALSMQVPLDNCVRCHNRSARVGLTYQGQWEANGYGTPHTQGTLNARRLSGGRFFQSIPPDAHFQAGMVCIDCHTGTELMGGGLAHRRLRDQLDVACQDCHAPRFSSGRDALAEAARMAKLNPAVPTFEARAVATTSRGATPLYALQLSTRPGDGPSRQPQNPQALLFRKLDGKPLLLSLPANPAEHHALPGHERLTCQACHSRFMPRCYGCHVQLDPTGRQYDALADEHTSGKWQESASHTRFEDPPLAVDATGRLAPYSPCEVRVDLCPEQGRTPMAPARNAIAFFDPHSTVPPARTCQDCHLALLGPSLEALGNPAWQAFPDGGRKLNADERRAAAEVTPCLPCHARYDDAVFKDFAASRKRLAVGAATACTAPRTAISVARKGQ, encoded by the coding sequence ATGCGGACGCTCATCATCCTGCTTGCCTTTCTCGTCCTGGCCGCGACCGTGACCCGGCAGGAAAACCATCTGGCCGCCTCCAGAGGCAATCCCCGCGAAGGTTGCATATCCTGCCATATGGCACGCGGAGGGCTGGGATCTGCAGCCCATGACGCGGTGACCATGGGCTGCTCGTCCTGCCACCTCGGCAACCCCCACGCCTTCGAGGCCGACAGAGCCCACCAAGGCATGGTGGTCAACCCTGGCGACCTGCGCGTGGCGGCGCAGACCTGCGGCCAGCGGCAATGCCATCCGGCCATGGTCCCTGCGGTCAAGCATTCGGTCATGGCCACGGCCAGCGGCATCCTGGGAGCCCTGGACTCTCTCTGGGGCATCGATCACGGCCCACGCAACGCAGCCCTGCTCTGGGACCAAGCCCCAACCGTCCGAACGGCCCCCGAACAGTATTTCGCCAAGCTCTGCGCAGCCTGCCACCTGTGGTGGCCCAAAGGACGCGGGCGAGGAGAACAGACGGCACGGGGCGGGGGGTGTAGCGCCTGCCACGTGGTCTCCAGTCCCGGAAAAGCTTTCTTGCTCGCGGGTGAATTCGACCATTGCGCACTGTCCATGCAGGTGCCCCTAGATAACTGCGTGCGCTGCCACAACCGCTCGGCGCGCGTGGGCCTGACCTACCAGGGCCAGTGGGAAGCCAACGGCTACGGCACTCCGCACACGCAAGGAACCCTCAACGCCCGTCGGCTCTCGGGAGGACGATTCTTCCAGTCCATCCCGCCGGACGCCCATTTCCAGGCGGGGATGGTCTGCATCGACTGTCACACTGGAACCGAACTGATGGGCGGGGGCCTGGCCCACCGCCGTCTGCGGGACCAGTTGGACGTGGCCTGCCAGGATTGCCACGCTCCCAGATTCTCATCCGGACGGGACGCCCTGGCCGAAGCCGCCCGGATGGCGAAATTGAACCCCGCGGTTCCCACCTTCGAGGCACGGGCCGTAGCCACAACCAGCCGCGGGGCCACCCCCCTCTACGCCCTGCAGCTGTCAACCAGGCCCGGAGACGGTCCGTCGCGACAACCGCAAAACCCGCAGGCCCTGCTCTTTCGTAAACTGGACGGCAAGCCGCTTCTCCTGTCCCTACCTGCCAACCCCGCCGAGCATCACGCCTTGCCTGGACATGAACGTCTGACCTGCCAGGCCTGCCACAGTCGGTTCATGCCCCGCTGCTACGGTTGCCATGTCCAACTCGATCCCACCGGGCGGCAGTATGATGCCCTGGCGGACGAACACACGTCGGGCAAATGGCAGGAAAGCGCCTCCCACACGCGCTTCGAGGATCCGCCGCTGGCCGTGGACGCAACAGGGCGGCTGGCCCCGTATTCGCCCTGCGAGGTGCGCGTGGACCTTTGCCCGGAACAAGGCCGGACCCCGATGGCCCCGGCACGAAACGCCATAGCCTTCTTCGATCCGCATTCCACGGTCCCCCCGGCCAGAACATGCCAGGACTGCCATCTGGCCCTGCTGGGCCCAAGCCTAGAGGCCCTGGGGAATCCCGCGTGGCAGGCCTTCCCGGACGGCGGCAGGAAACTGAACGCAGACGAACGGCGCGCCGCTGCCGAGGTCACCCCATGCCTGCCCTGTCATGCCCGTTACGACGACGCCGTATTCAAGGACTTCGCCGCGAGCCGCAAGCGCCTCGCGGTCGGAGCGGCAACGGCCTGCACCGCGCCCCGAACCGCAATTTCTGTAGCAAGGAAAGGACAATGA
- a CDS encoding PocR ligand-binding domain-containing protein, with amino-acid sequence MKMSNLIPTEQWIALEQELNERSGFNCCIIDEVGIRITAYRNWANPLCPKIRRDAKGLAEICAQVPSAIEALPLKRNEMRLTTCAAGLLVIAMPIFLGTDFVGYLGCCGLLPSGGRIDTLKVGLATGLSAQKIEQLSKGIERLNPKEIDAAGEYLKRRLEDILTRNKK; translated from the coding sequence ATGAAAATGTCCAACCTCATACCGACGGAACAATGGATCGCACTGGAGCAGGAGTTGAACGAACGTTCGGGTTTCAACTGCTGTATCATCGACGAGGTTGGCATCCGAATCACCGCGTACCGCAACTGGGCCAATCCGCTGTGCCCCAAAATCAGGAGGGACGCCAAGGGACTCGCCGAGATCTGCGCCCAGGTACCAAGCGCGATCGAGGCTCTCCCCTTAAAACGGAACGAAATGCGGCTCACCACCTGCGCGGCCGGACTGCTCGTCATCGCAATGCCGATATTTCTGGGCACGGACTTCGTCGGGTATCTAGGCTGCTGCGGATTACTGCCCAGCGGAGGGCGGATCGACACACTGAAGGTGGGATTGGCAACGGGCCTGAGCGCACAGAAAATCGAACAGTTGAGCAAGGGAATCGAACGGCTGAACCCCAAGGAAATCGACGCCGCAGGGGAATACCTGAAGCGCCGCCTTGAGGACATCCTCACCAGGAACAAGAAATAA
- a CDS encoding sulfate adenylyltransferase — protein MNSVTVDNSLSPHGGQLVDRIITDKQLATTMAGECQGTLRLKGKTAREIVNIAYGVFSPLEGFMTKEQLDSVLTTMMLPNGYVWSLPILYDISEENCREMAIEVGHKLLLEYHNVPFAVLEVEDIYSYDKDYMANQIYSAENVDHPGIKLIHSLEDWFLGGKVTMINPPIFQDPYDRYFYTPKQLREKFKRRRWKRVVAFHTTDVPHTGHEWMMKMAWFQHRARGIMVSCAVGDKSIGDCIDENVLLGHHELQKSGYFQESVHLTTMLLWDRRYAGAKEAVLHAIMRKNMGCTGHIFGKNHAHPQGFGDTYAAHFAFKDLPDLGLESILSKEWFYCSHCQGVTYTGFCAHPDKVDLLESKSVCSLLSTGIRPTDNLLRPEVFDVIVGAADKYGFGDGYVTEDYLRRRSPIFTLAKF, from the coding sequence ATGAACTCGGTAACGGTGGATAACTCACTGTCTCCGCATGGCGGTCAGCTCGTGGACAGGATAATCACCGACAAACAGCTTGCAACGACGATGGCAGGTGAATGCCAAGGCACGCTGCGCCTCAAGGGAAAGACTGCCCGTGAAATCGTCAATATCGCCTACGGGGTGTTCTCTCCTCTGGAAGGCTTCATGACCAAGGAGCAGTTGGACAGTGTCCTCACCACCATGATGCTGCCCAACGGCTACGTCTGGTCGCTGCCCATTCTCTACGATATCAGCGAGGAAAACTGCAGGGAAATGGCGATTGAGGTGGGGCACAAGCTCCTGCTCGAATACCACAACGTCCCCTTTGCGGTGCTGGAGGTCGAGGACATTTATTCCTATGACAAGGACTACATGGCCAACCAGATTTACAGCGCCGAAAACGTGGACCACCCTGGCATCAAGCTGATCCATTCCCTCGAGGACTGGTTCCTGGGCGGCAAGGTGACCATGATCAATCCCCCCATCTTCCAAGATCCGTACGACAGGTACTTCTACACGCCCAAGCAGCTACGCGAGAAGTTCAAGCGGCGCCGCTGGAAGCGGGTGGTGGCCTTCCACACCACCGACGTGCCGCATACAGGGCACGAATGGATGATGAAGATGGCTTGGTTCCAGCACAGGGCCAGGGGCATCATGGTCAGTTGCGCGGTGGGCGACAAGAGCATCGGGGATTGCATCGACGAAAACGTGCTCCTGGGCCACCACGAACTGCAGAAGTCGGGCTACTTCCAGGAAAGCGTCCACCTGACCACCATGCTGCTCTGGGACCGCCGCTACGCCGGCGCCAAGGAGGCGGTGTTACACGCCATCATGCGCAAAAACATGGGTTGCACCGGCCACATCTTCGGCAAGAACCACGCGCATCCACAGGGCTTCGGCGACACCTACGCCGCCCACTTCGCCTTCAAGGACCTTCCCGACCTGGGCCTGGAATCCATCCTGTCCAAGGAATGGTTCTACTGCAGCCACTGCCAGGGCGTGACCTATACGGGGTTCTGCGCGCACCCGGACAAGGTGGACCTGCTGGAATCCAAGAGCGTCTGCAGTCTGCTCTCCACCGGAATCCGGCCCACGGACAACCTGTTGCGCCCCGAGGTATTCGACGTAATCGTCGGAGCTGCCGACAAATACGGCTTTGGGGATGGCTACGTCACGGAAGACTACCTGCGCCGGCGCAGCCCGATCTTCACGCTGGCGAAGTTCTGA
- a CDS encoding Coenzyme F420 hydrogenase/dehydrogenase, beta subunit C-terminal domain → MQMKDLISSDKWKKFGADFNDHSGMTAYAYDAAGDHVIEKRRWANQLCPIIRGGEPHREESVCAKSHKAMAELVRKEGKIIVGTCQAGLLNIALPVFVGNDFAGIVGGCGLLPPKGEVDADVVNAITGMEKNAATTLGQNIRRLSPEEIETQVRYLEDRVLDIVARYKEGYRKTKTRTFKSLIRDVQRKGRCHQCGACVTFCTAMNYGALELSETGRPMFRDPNKCIECGVCYMICPAVDDLNEMLKAKVGWQPPLGRTEQIGVFRARDEALRTRATDGGTVTAILSHLFEEKLIDGAAVTRQAGPFKRIPWLATDADQVIESAGSSFDFSVSGAISLYAQDYSTYSPSMRMLGPATHKGLSNVAVVGTPCQINAVRKMETLGVVPSQSVYCLLGLFCSGGYVFGDKRREKIERIGNFSWEEVDKINIRDRFLVRLKNGEQLSLRLDELDFVKRKACRYCDDYTSEFADLSFGGIGAPEGWTTVIARTAKGVKILEEAKETVLEQYDEAPDAERMITLREVIEWHSAAKKESAAQQLVKLPNGR, encoded by the coding sequence ATGCAAATGAAGGATCTGATTTCATCCGACAAATGGAAGAAGTTCGGCGCCGACTTCAACGACCATTCGGGAATGACCGCCTATGCCTATGACGCGGCGGGTGATCACGTGATCGAAAAACGAAGATGGGCGAACCAGCTCTGTCCGATCATCCGCGGCGGGGAGCCTCACAGGGAAGAAAGCGTCTGCGCTAAATCCCACAAGGCCATGGCCGAGTTGGTCCGCAAGGAGGGAAAGATCATCGTCGGCACCTGCCAGGCCGGCCTGCTCAACATCGCGTTGCCCGTGTTCGTGGGCAACGATTTCGCCGGAATCGTCGGCGGGTGCGGCCTGCTCCCCCCCAAAGGGGAGGTCGATGCCGACGTGGTCAACGCGATCACGGGGATGGAGAAAAACGCGGCCACGACCTTGGGGCAGAACATTCGCCGCCTGTCCCCCGAGGAGATTGAAACCCAGGTCCGCTACCTTGAGGACCGCGTCCTAGACATCGTTGCCCGATACAAGGAAGGCTACCGCAAAACCAAGACGCGCACCTTCAAGAGCCTGATCCGGGATGTCCAGCGCAAGGGCCGCTGCCACCAGTGCGGCGCCTGCGTGACCTTCTGCACGGCCATGAACTACGGTGCGCTAGAACTCTCGGAGACCGGACGCCCCATGTTCCGGGATCCCAACAAGTGCATCGAATGCGGAGTCTGCTACATGATCTGCCCGGCGGTGGACGACCTGAACGAGATGCTCAAGGCCAAGGTGGGCTGGCAGCCACCCCTAGGCCGGACCGAGCAAATCGGCGTATTCAGAGCGCGGGACGAAGCACTTCGCACACGCGCCACGGACGGGGGCACGGTGACCGCCATCCTCTCCCACCTCTTCGAAGAAAAGCTCATCGACGGCGCGGCGGTAACGCGACAGGCCGGCCCGTTCAAACGCATCCCCTGGCTGGCTACGGATGCCGACCAAGTCATCGAATCCGCGGGCTCTAGCTTCGACTTTTCTGTCAGCGGAGCCATCTCCCTCTATGCTCAGGACTATTCGACCTATTCACCTTCCATGCGCATGCTTGGCCCTGCCACACACAAGGGGCTGTCCAATGTTGCCGTGGTGGGCACACCCTGCCAGATCAACGCGGTGCGCAAGATGGAAACCTTGGGGGTAGTGCCTTCGCAATCGGTTTACTGCCTGTTGGGATTGTTCTGCTCCGGCGGCTATGTCTTCGGCGACAAACGCAGGGAGAAGATCGAACGCATCGGAAACTTCTCCTGGGAAGAAGTCGACAAGATCAACATCAGAGACCGCTTCCTGGTTCGCCTGAAGAACGGCGAGCAACTCTCCCTGCGCCTCGACGAACTGGACTTCGTTAAGCGCAAGGCCTGCCGGTATTGCGATGACTACACCTCCGAGTTCGCCGATCTATCCTTTGGCGGCATCGGCGCCCCGGAAGGCTGGACGACGGTCATCGCACGCACGGCCAAGGGCGTAAAGATTCTCGAGGAGGCCAAGGAGACCGTGCTCGAACAGTACGACGAAGCGCCGGACGCTGAACGGATGATCACCTTACGGGAGGTCATCGAATGGCATTCCGCGGCCAAAAAGGAATCCGCTGCGCAGCAGTTGGTCAAGCTCCCCAATGGTCGCTAG
- a CDS encoding phage portal protein has protein sequence MRAPALTRKRSLRMASALGRSMPSISRDAGRHRGTLSNYRPTRTTISHEAFERGTAQTRSEDLTANDWAAASVVDSMTVNTVGSGIKPQARVNWKRLGISQEAAKDLNEQMEWAWRLWSAGIRGTRN, from the coding sequence ATGAGGGCTCCCGCGCTGACTCGTAAGCGCTCCTTGCGTATGGCCTCCGCCCTTGGTCGCTCCATGCCGTCTATCTCGCGCGACGCCGGGCGGCATCGCGGTACCCTCAGCAACTACCGTCCCACCCGCACGACCATTTCCCACGAGGCTTTCGAGCGTGGCACCGCGCAGACTCGTTCCGAGGATTTGACCGCCAACGATTGGGCTGCCGCCTCGGTTGTCGATTCCATGACCGTGAACACGGTCGGCTCCGGCATCAAGCCCCAGGCTCGCGTGAACTGGAAGCGCCTGGGCATTTCGCAGGAAGCGGCCAAGGACTTGAACGAGCAGATGGAGTGGGCCTGGCGGCTGTGGTCCGCCGGAATTAGGGGGACACGGAATTAG
- a CDS encoding cysteine peptidase family C39 domain-containing protein has product MIVPKKKIRRIIQSDVNGCGLACVAMVTNHTYAEVRKKAFEKLTGLAKNGYLTTSRDVKSLLNIFGFEGSRLIRFSFKNISKIPDLCLFKINRHFDAEGVEYWHWVVFVRDDREMYILDPKKSIRTNKRKDWGRMNVVSYMSISKQQL; this is encoded by the coding sequence ATGATAGTACCCAAAAAAAAGATTCGTAGAATTATACAATCGGACGTCAATGGTTGTGGACTTGCTTGCGTTGCAATGGTTACAAACCATACTTATGCAGAAGTAAGGAAGAAGGCTTTTGAAAAACTCACTGGGCTAGCAAAGAATGGATATCTAACAACATCGCGTGATGTGAAATCACTACTCAATATTTTTGGATTTGAAGGTTCTCGTTTAATTCGTTTTTCCTTCAAAAATATATCGAAGATACCTGATTTATGCTTATTTAAAATCAATAGACACTTTGATGCTGAAGGGGTGGAATATTGGCATTGGGTGGTATTTGTACGTGATGATAGAGAGATGTATATATTAGACCCTAAAAAAAGCATACGTACAAATAAAAGAAAAGATTGGGGTAGAATGAATGTAGTGAGCTATATGAGTATTAGTAAACAACAATTGTAA